The uncultured Eubacteriales bacterium region CAAAGTAGAGGCAGCCCCGGAAGGTCCTCCCCTCGGCGTTCATGGCGTGCATCGTGGGGCGGAAAATCTCCTTCATGCACCGCTCGGCCATCGCGGAGGTATAGTAGGGATTGGGGGCCACTGCCCCCATGCCGCCGGTATTGGGCCCCTGGTCCCCATCTCCGGCCCGCTTGTGGTCCATGGAGGAAACCATGGGCACCATGATCTTCCCGTCGGTAAAGGCCAGCACCGAGACCTCCGGCCCCTCCAAAAACTCCTCAACGACCACGCGGCACCCGCTCTCGCCAAACACCCTGTCCCCCATCATGGCCCGGACCGCGTCCCTGGCCTCTTGCCTGGTCTGGGCAATAACCACGCCCTTGCCCAAGGCCAGTCCGTCGGCTTTGATCACGGCGGGGAGAGGGGCCGTCTCCAGATAGGCGAGGGCCGCGTCCATGTCCTCAAAACTCTCATAGGCGGCGGTGGGGATGCCGTACCTGCGCATCAGGTTTTTGGAGAAGATCTTGCTGCCCTCCAGGATGGCGGCGGCCTTGTTGGGGCCGAAGGCGGGAACCCCCCGCGCCTCCAGCGCATCCACGCAGCCCCGAACCAGCGGCTCGTCGGGCCCCACCACGGCGAAGTCTATTTTGTGCTCCGCGGCAAAGTCCGCGATCTTGTCGATCTCACCCGGGCCGATGGGAACGCACACCGCGTCGGCGGCGATGCCGCCGTTTCCAGGCAGGGCAAAGAGCTCGGTCACCTCCGGGCTCTCCTTCAGCTTTTTGATCAGCGCGTGCTCGCGGCCTCCGCCGCCGATTACCAGTACCCGCATGGTCGCCCTCCTCTTGGTTTAGTGGTGGAACAGCCGCAGCCCCGTAAAGCACATGGCAATGCCGTATTTGTCGCAGCAGGCGATCACATGATCGTCCCGGATGGAGCCGCCAGGCTGGGCGATGTAGCTCACGCCGCTCCTGTGGGCCCGCTCGATGTTGTCCCCAAAGGGGAAAAAGGCGTCGGAGGCCAGGCACCCGCCCGTGAGCGCCGCCAGGTACGCCCGCTGCTCGCCCCTATCAAAGGGCTCAGGCCGGTCGGAGAAGAAGTGCTGCCACTTCCCGTCGTCCAGCACGTCGCCCCACTCCTCCGCCGAGAGGTAGAGGTCGATGGCGTTGTCTCGCTCGGCACGGGGCAGGTCGGGGCGGAAGGGCAGGCCCAGCACTCTGTCGTGCTGGCGCAGATGCCAGAGGTCGGCCTTGCCCCCCGCAAGGCGGGTGCAGTGGATGCGGGATTGCTGGCCCGCCCCCACGCCGATGGTCTGCCCGTCGCAGGCATAGGCAACGGAGTTGGACTGGGTGTACTTCAGGGTGATGAGGGCCACCAGCAGGTTCCGGGCCGCGTGGTCGGGGATATCCTTTCGCTCCGTGACCCGGTTGGCAAGAAGAGCCGCATCGATCTTCGCGTCGTTACGCCCCTGCCGGAAGGTCACGCCGAAGACCTGCTTGACCTCCTGAGCCTCCGGGGCATAGCCGGGATCGACCCGGACGATATTGTATTCGCCCCTGCGCTTGGTTTTGAGGATGTCCAGGGCATCCGGCGTGTAGCCGGGAGCGATGATGCCATCGGACACCTCCCGCTGGATGAGCCGGGCGGTGGTGGCGTCGCAGACCTCGCTGAGGGCGATCCAGTCTCCGAAGGAGCTCATGCGGTCACTCCCCCGGGCCCGGGCATATGCGCAGGCAATGGGGGAGGCGTCCAGACCCTCGACGTCGTCCACAAAGCAGGCCCTCTTCAGTTTCTCCGGCAGAGGGAGCCCCAGGGCGGCGGAGGTGGGACTTACATGCTTAAAGGAGGAGGCGCAGGGAATGAGTGTGGCCTCCCGCACCTCCCGCACCAGCTGCCAGGAGTTGAGCGCGTCGAGGAAATTGATGTAGCCGGGGCGGCCATTGAGGATTTCAATGGGCAGCTCACCGCCTGAGGGCATATAGAGCTTTGCCGGTTTCTGGTTAGGGTTGCAGCCATATTTCAATTCAAACTCTTGCATACTCTCTCCCCGTGCTTATTTAAAATGCGCGTCTCGCTCTCACCGGTCGCAAGGTCCGTATAGCGCACGTAGAGCGAGATTTTATTGTCCGCGTTGAGGCTATTCCATAAAAGCTTGGCCAGCGCGTCGGCGCTGCCGGGCACTGCTACCTCCACAGGCTCCCCCCGGAAACTGGGAAGGGGGTCCCCATCGGTGGCATAGGTGTGCAGGAGGTGGCCAACGCCGTTCCGGCCTGGGTACTCGAAGTACTGCCGCATGCAGGTCGAGCCCCGGTTGTCAGCGCTCTTGAGGATGGCGAGGCGGTAACTCCCGTCAGGCTCCATGAGGCCGGAGATGCGGGGAGTCCAGTTGGGGCCGTCAGGCTCAAAGGCGCGTGTGGACAAGGCCCCCTCAAAAGTTCCGCCCGAGAGGAGCTGGTCCCGGATGGTGTCGGTCTGGTCGCCGTTGGTAACAACAATCCGCTCCCCCACCTGACGGACCGGGTGATAGATGATGAGGCTGGGATCGGTGAGTTTGGTCTCCTCGTGGGCCAAAGTACGGATGCCGTCTAAAGTCTCCGCGAAGACGCGGTTGCGGCTGTTCTCGCTGCGGCCCATAATAAAATAGGCGATCACTCCGTCCGCCCCATCGGGGCTCCTGCCCAGAAGGATGCCCCGGCCGGGGTAGGCGTTCTGGCGGAGGCAGTCTTCCAAAGAGCGCGCCTCCGCACTCAGGATTTTGCGACAGACCTTCTCTGCCGCCAGGGGCAGCAGAACCCACTCGGCCTGGCGCATTACCCGCTCCTGCAAGAGCTCCGGCGTATCGCCGGGAAGCACTTCCACCGCCCTCTGGGCAATGATCTTCCCACCGTCGGGAATTTCGTTTACATAGTGGACCGTGGCCCCCGTGACCTTAACCCCCTGAGCCAGTACGGCCTTATGGACCTTCAGCCCGTAATACCCCACACCGCAAAAGGCGGGAATGAGGGAGGGGTGGATGTTGATGATACGGCCATCGTACCGCCGGGTAATGTCCCCGCTGAGGATGCTCAGGAAACCCGCAAGTACAATAAGCTCCGCCCCCACCCGCTCCAGCGCGGCGGTCAGTTTCTCTTCAAAGGCGGCCCCGGGAGCAATCGTCAGCGTCTCTATCCCGGCAGCTCTTGCCCGCTCCAGGGCGTAGGCGTTGGCCCGGTTGGACACCACCAGGCGAATTTTCCCACTCTTTAAGTCGCCGCCAGCCTGGGCGTCAATGAGGGCCTGGAGA contains the following coding sequences:
- the purD gene encoding phosphoribosylglycinamide synthetase phosphoribosylamine-glycine ligase (Evidence 2a : Function of homologous gene experimentally demonstrated in an other organism; PubMedId : 2182115, 2687276, 9843369; Product type e : enzyme): MRVLVIGGGGREHALIKKLKESPEVTELFALPGNGGIAADAVCVPIGPGEIDKIADFAAEHKIDFAVVGPDEPLVRGCVDALEARGVPAFGPNKAAAILEGSKIFSKNLMRRYGIPTAAYESFEDMDAALAYLETAPLPAVIKADGLALGKGVVIAQTRQEARDAVRAMMGDRVFGESGCRVVVEEFLEGPEVSVLAFTDGKIMVPMVSSMDHKRAGDGDQGPNTGGMGAVAPNPYYTSAMAERCMKEIFRPTMHAMNAEGRTFRGCLYFGLILTAEGPKVIEYNCRFGDPETQAVLPLLKSDLYPILRAVRDGRLDEVSVEFSGGSACCVVLASRGYPGRYESGCPLAFPADRPDLKAYAAGVKREGEALVSAGGRVLGVTALADTLAQAVEKAYAAAERVDFQTGFYRRDIGARALRAGEGK
- a CDS encoding AICARFT/IMPCHase bienzyme, translating into MQEFELKYGCNPNQKPAKLYMPSGGELPIEILNGRPGYINFLDALNSWQLVREVREATLIPCASSFKHVSPTSAALGLPLPEKLKRACFVDDVEGLDASPIACAYARARGSDRMSSFGDWIALSEVCDATTARLIQREVSDGIIAPGYTPDALDILKTKRRGEYNIVRVDPGYAPEAQEVKQVFGVTFRQGRNDAKIDAALLANRVTERKDIPDHAARNLLVALITLKYTQSNSVAYACDGQTIGVGAGQQSRIHCTRLAGGKADLWHLRQHDRVLGLPFRPDLPRAERDNAIDLYLSAEEWGDVLDDGKWQHFFSDRPEPFDRGEQRAYLAALTGGCLASDAFFPFGDNIERAHRSGVSYIAQPGGSIRDDHVIACCDKYGIAMCFTGLRLFHH
- a CDS encoding Phosphoribosylglycinamide formyltransferase, formyltetrahydrofolate-dependent encodes the protein MRRVAIAVLVSGGGTNLQALIDAQAGGDLKSGKIRLVVSNRANAYALERARAAGIETLTIAPGAAFEEKLTAALERVGAELIVLAGFLSILSGDITRRYDGRIINIHPSLIPAFCGVGYYGLKVHKAVLAQGVKVTGATVHYVNEIPDGGKIIAQRAVEVLPGDTPELLQERVMRQAEWVLLPLAAEKVCRKILSAEARSLEDCLRQNAYPGRGILLGRSPDGADGVIAYFIMGRSENSRNRVFAETLDGIRTLAHEETKLTDPSLIIYHPVRQVGERIVVTNGDQTDTIRDQLLSGGTFEGALSTRAFEPDGPNWTPRISGLMEPDGSYRLAILKSADNRGSTCMRQYFEYPGRNGVGHLLHTYATDGDPLPSFRGEPVEVAVPGSADALAKLLWNSLNADNKISLYVRYTDLATGESETRILNKHGERVCKSLN